The sequence ATTTTGCCTTCCAGCTTCGCCAGCCGCTGTTCAAGCTGGAAGACAGGTTTCACCGCCTTCGTGCCGGGGAGGGCGGCGGCGAAGACCGTTTTGGCCTGATTATTGATCATCGCCAGCGTCCGCTCCTTCATGTAGTTGCGGAAGACGAGGAAGCCGAGCAGCAGAACCGCCGCGGCGGCGCCGGTGGCGGCGGCGATGCGCCAGTCGTGCGCAAATTTCATTGTGCGCCGCGTGTCCCCCGCGAAGGTGAGTTCATCGCCGCCGGCGGTTCCCAGCGCCGCCAGGCCAATGGGGATCATAAGGCGTTCCGGCGCGTCGCCGTCGATCACCGATCCGATCTGCCGCTTCCAGAAATCCTGTTCCGGCGCGTATCCCGGCAGCCCAGGCCGTGTGCCGCCGATGAAGCGTTTTTCCGGCTCGGCGGGAAGCGCGGCGGCGAAGCGGTGTATCTCTTTTTCGTCCGGTTCGGCGGCGTGGAAGTCGATATGGCCGTTCGTGGCGGCGGCGCAGAGGTGCAGCATCCCTTCATCGGCGGAGGCGATGAGCGCCGATGCCGGTTCCGCGCGCAATGCCGGGAGGATGACGCCGCGGTAGAAGTAGAGGAGGGCGGTGGTATCGGGGGCGATGGCCCGCGCATCGATGCCGGCCTTTTGCAGCAATGCGCGGTAGTGCGCCAGCCGCTCTTTGCGGATGGCGCAGGCAAGCACGGATGATTGCTGTCCCTCCGTTTTCATGATGACGAAGGATGTCGCCAATTCTTCCGCCGCGAACGGGAGCGCCGCTTCCAGCTCGAAGCCGAGCGCCGCCGCGATCTGGCCCCGCCCCTTAAAAGGGAAGGTGATCTGGCGGAATGAAAACTCCGCCATCGGCAGCCCGACGGTCCACTCGGCGGCGGTATCGGCGAAGCGGATGGCGCACTCCTTGAGCGCGGCGGCCAGCGCTTCGTTGCCGGCGTAATCGGCGGCAAATGCGCCGGCGACGGCCATTTTTTTGCCGCCGGTTTGCAGGTGAACGGCATTCACCCGCCCGGCTGAAATCCACAACCCGATATATCCGGCCATCAGTCCACCTTAAAATAGAGCAGTTCCGCATTTTCGGCGGTGCGGTTGTTAAAAATCGCGTGCGCCATCCGCCGCGTGTTGTTAAAGGTGATGCTCGCCTCAAGCGAGAAGGCGGCGGCGCGCACATCGATGAGGTTGGATATCTCCGGGTACAGCGCGTCGAAACCCGCGAGGTTTTTTATCTCCACTTTGTTTTTAAACGGCAGGTCCTCGCGCGCTTTCAACACGTCATCGGCCATCGAGCCGGTGACGTCATCGTGAAGCGCCATTAAAACTTCCCGCGGCGCGGTGTTGATGTTCACCACGCCGCCGGCGATGGTGACGAATTTGCGCAACCGCGCAAAGACATCGGGGGTGACGCCGCGCACCATCTGGAGCTCCTCCACCGTATCGAAGCGCGCGTTTTTGCAGCGGTAGGGGTGCGGCAGCGACTGGTAATACGGATTTTCGGCGGGGCCTTCCTCGTTGGCGTCTATCCAGTCGCGCGCGTAGTCGGCGATGTCTTCATCCATCTCCAGTTTGCGCAGCAGGCGGCGGAAGAAGGCGATGTACTTGTCGTCCGGGTATCCCCCCGGCGTGATGAGGCTGTTGAGGTTGATCTTGGACGATTCGTCGACGATGGTGGCGAACATGAAGGTGTCTTCCAGCGGGATGGCGATGGCCGGTTGCGCCCAGTATTCCTTGAGGGTATCGATAAGGAGGCCGTTTTTTTGATCCCGCCGGAAGTCTTCGGTAATCAGGGCGCGGGCCGCTTCCTTGGCGCTGGCGAGGGCGTAGAGTCCTTTGGCGCCATCGCGGAAATTGGCGGTGAGGCTTCGATCCACCCACGTCTCGTACAGGAACTCCGTCACGGTTATGGTGAGTATCACCACCACGAGGAGCGTGACGATGAGGGCGGTTCCCCGCTGATTGTTCGCGATCATGCCTGCGGCCTCACGATGGCGGAGTAGAAGTAGCTTTTGCCATCGGCGGCGAGGCGCAGCTCGATGGATACCGCCTCGGGCAGCGCATGGCTTTGCGCCGTGTCCCACGCTTCTTCCCACTTGTCGCCGTTTTTGTATTTGATGGAAAGCTCTTCCGCCCGCGCGGTCAGTTCCAGCGATTCGCCTCCCTGATCCACCGGCGTTTCAATGACGTCCGATTCGCGGCGCATGAGCGCTTCCACGCCGGACTTGCCGGCGCGGAAGTAATAGCTGATCTCGGTTACGCCGGCGCGGGGGCGGGGGGTGATATAGGTCTGGCTGAATGCGGTGAAGTGTATCTCGTCGCGCGATTTGCCGTTCACCGTGAAATGGCGCCCCACCAGCGCGCCGCGGCCGCTGATGGGCAGCAAGGTGGCGCAGGCGAGTTCAGCGGTGATTTTTTGGATGAAGAAGCGTCCCGTATGGTCTATCCCCATCTTTTTTTGCGCATCCTTGCTTGCCGACAGCGTGGAGGCGAGCACGCCGAAAATGAATGAAAAGATGATGCCGAAGATAAGCACCGCCACCAGCATTTCCACCAGCGTAAAGCCGCCGTTCTTCACGCGCTTCATCGCTTCACCACGTACCGGTCGATTGAAAACGCCTCTTTGCCGTCGTGCCGCACACGGATGCGGATGGCGCGCACGTCCGGGAACGGCGTTTGGGTTATTGTCGACCTGTAATCGAAGCGGGGATAGCGCTGGTCGGTCCGCCACGTTCCGTCATCCCCTTTCTCGGGGAATCCGCCGAAATCAATGGAGGCCATCTTCTCGCTCCCCAGCATGACCGCGTCCGTGATCCCGCCATTTTCCGCCGCCGTGACGATGGTCTTGTTGAAGACCGAGAGCAGCAGCACTAGCGTGATGCCGATGATCGCCAGGCTCACGACGATTTCCACCAGGGTAAATCCTCCGTCCTTCATGCCGCGCCGGCCTCGTAATCGATGCCCACTTTGCCCGGCTCCACCCGCACGCCACCGGTCAGCGGGTCGACGATGAGGGATACCAGCCGTCCGCTTTCATCGCCTAGGACGATCACCGTTTTTTCGGCGAAGCCTTCCGGCATCAGGTGGAGGTAGGCCATGTTGCCGCCGAACGCGCCGCTGAAAACGGTGACGAAGCTCTTCACCTCCAGCCCCGCGCCCAGCGATCCGGAAGTGAAGAGGGGGAACGACGTTTTTTCAAACTCTCCCTTGCTGTTCATCGTTGCGGGATAGTACTTCCCCTTGTCCATATCAACGTACAGCCGCACGACTTTGCGGCTGGAAACGGCTTCGGCATAGAGGTAGGTGATGGTGCGCCCCAGATGCCGCGCGGCGCCATTGAGCCGCAACTCGCCGATATCGGCCAGCCGGGGGAGGGTGAACGCCGTGAAAAGGCTGATGATGAACATCACCACCAGCAGTTCCACCAGGGTGAAGCCGCCGCCCCGTTCCGGATGGCGGTTATTGGGCATTCCAGCTTTCAACGTCGGCATTTTTCCCTTCGCCGCTTTCCACGCCGTCCGCCCCGTACGAGACCAGATCGAATTCGCCGTGCTGGCCGGGGCTTAGGTAGATGAATTCATTTCCCCACGGGTCTTTTGGCACCTTGTGCAAGTAGCCGCCGTCTTTATAGTGTTTCGGCTGCTCGCCGGTGGCCGGCTTCGTCACCAGCGCCTGCAAGCCCTGCTCGGTGGAGGGGTAAAAGCCGTTGTCGATCTTGAAGAGGTTGAGCGCCGCCTCCATCTCTTTCATCTGCACGTTGGCCGCGGTGCGCCGCGCCTCCTCGGGCCGTCCCATGATCTTGGGCAGGATGATGCCGGCCAGCAGGGCCAGTATCACCACCACCACCATTATTTCCACCAGCGTAAAGCCCGCTTCACCCATTCTTTTTCTTTTCATTCCCCGTCTCCTATACCCTTGTTATCCAAGTTTCTGGCTGATGTCGAAAATTGGCAGCAGGATCGATATCACGATGAAACCGACGATGCCGCCCAGGAAGATTATAAGCGCTGGCTGCACCAGCGACATAAGAACGGAAATCCGGTTCTCCAGTTCCGCCCCCTGATCGCGCGCCACCTGCATCAGCAACTTGGCGGCCTGACCGCTTTTTTCCCCCGCGGCGATCATCTGTATCGCCACCGGGGGAAAAAGCCCGCTGTCGTCCAGCGAGGCGGCGATGCCGGCCCCCTCGCGTATTTTGTCCGATGCCTTTTCGATGGCGCGGGCGTAGACGGTATTTTGCGAAACGTCCGCCGACAGTTTCAGCGTTTTGAGCATCGGCACCCCCGCGCTCAGCAGCACCGAGGTGGTATGGCTCCATCGCGCCAGCAC is a genomic window of Nitrospinota bacterium containing:
- the gspK gene encoding type II secretion system minor pseudopilin GspK codes for the protein MIANNQRGTALIVTLLVVVILTITVTEFLYETWVDRSLTANFRDGAKGLYALASAKEAARALITEDFRRDQKNGLLIDTLKEYWAQPAIAIPLEDTFMFATIVDESSKINLNSLITPGGYPDDKYIAFFRRLLRKLEMDEDIADYARDWIDANEEGPAENPYYQSLPHPYRCKNARFDTVEELQMVRGVTPDVFARLRKFVTIAGGVVNINTAPREVLMALHDDVTGSMADDVLKAREDLPFKNKVEIKNLAGFDALYPEISNLIDVRAAAFSLEASITFNNTRRMAHAIFNNRTAENAELLYFKVD
- a CDS encoding prepilin-type N-terminal cleavage/methylation domain-containing protein; this translates as MKRVKNGGFTLVEMLVAVLIFGIIFSFIFGVLASTLSASKDAQKKMGIDHTGRFFIQKITAELACATLLPISGRGALVGRHFTVNGKSRDEIHFTAFSQTYITPRPRAGVTEISYYFRAGKSGVEALMRRESDVIETPVDQGGESLELTARAEELSIKYKNGDKWEEAWDTAQSHALPEAVSIELRLAADGKSYFYSAIVRPQA
- a CDS encoding prepilin-type N-terminal cleavage/methylation domain-containing protein, whose translation is MKDGGFTLVEIVVSLAIIGITLVLLLSVFNKTIVTAAENGGITDAVMLGSEKMASIDFGGFPEKGDDGTWRTDQRYPRFDYRSTITQTPFPDVRAIRIRVRHDGKEAFSIDRYVVKR
- a CDS encoding prepilin-type N-terminal cleavage/methylation domain-containing protein, encoding MPTLKAGMPNNRHPERGGGFTLVELLVVMFIISLFTAFTLPRLADIGELRLNGAARHLGRTITYLYAEAVSSRKVVRLYVDMDKGKYYPATMNSKGEFEKTSFPLFTSGSLGAGLEVKSFVTVFSGAFGGNMAYLHLMPEGFAEKTVIVLGDESGRLVSLIVDPLTGGVRVEPGKVGIDYEAGAA
- the gspG gene encoding type II secretion system major pseudopilin GspG — encoded protein: MKRKRMGEAGFTLVEIMVVVVILALLAGIILPKIMGRPEEARRTAANVQMKEMEAALNLFKIDNGFYPSTEQGLQALVTKPATGEQPKHYKDGGYLHKVPKDPWGNEFIYLSPGQHGEFDLVSYGADGVESGEGKNADVESWNAQ